The Halotia branconii CENA392 region GCAGGCATCGCTTACAATCAGCATTTTTTCCTCGGAGGTGTTCGAGTGAGCCAAAACCAGGATCGCAGTTCATTACTCGTTCCAGCTTCAATACAGGATCGCATTCAAGGCGTGTTGAGTGCTGCCGTGGTGCTGGTCATGTATGGGGACTATCAATCTCAAGAGAGCGCGGACGTTTACAGACTGATTAAAGTCGTCAGACAACAGCTCAGTGCTTCTTCTGGGGAAAACGATTTGTGCTTCGTCTTCCGCCATTTTCCGCAGACACAGATCCACCCTCATGCTCAACGAGCAGCCCAAGCGGCCCAGGCGGCTGCCGCTCAGGGGCAGTTTTGGCCGATGCATGATACTTTATTTGCTCATCAACAGGGGTTAGAGAATGGTTATCTTGTAGAGTATGCCAATGATTTAAGACTTGATATTCCTCGGTTTCTCAAAGATTTGTCTAAACAAGTTCATGTCGCTCGTATCAATGAAGACATTGAGAGCGGATTACACAGTGGAGTAACGACTGCTCCAGCCCTGTTTATCAATAACATTCGGTATACCGGGCGCTGGAAAATGACACAACTGATGGCAGCCATTGCTGCTGCAAGTCATTAAGTACTTGGGTAGTCAACCAATTTTGGATTTTGGATTTGCGATTTTGGATTGACCTCTCCCTTTAAGAAAGAGGCTTGAAGCAACGATTTTTT contains the following coding sequences:
- a CDS encoding DsbA family protein, which codes for MSQNQDRSSLLVPASIQDRIQGVLSAAVVLVMYGDYQSQESADVYRLIKVVRQQLSASSGENDLCFVFRHFPQTQIHPHAQRAAQAAQAAAAQGQFWPMHDTLFAHQQGLENGYLVEYANDLRLDIPRFLKDLSKQVHVARINEDIESGLHSGVTTAPALFINNIRYTGRWKMTQLMAAIAAASH